The genomic segment TCGCCGAGACCGAAACTCTGCGGCCTCGCCCACAAGCGGTTGTGGATGTTCTGCAGGGCCTCGGCGCAGAACGCCAGCGCCATCCGCTCCTCGAGGCAGACGCCCTCGGCGTACTGTCCTGCCGCCAAGACCCTGGCTGCGTAATCGGCAGCAAAACGCGCGGCGGTCGCCTCGGCGGCACACCAGGCGAGATCGAAGCTGGCCATCTGCTGCGCGTCGAGTTTCTCGCTCGAAAGGCCCTTGCTGCCTGTGCACTGCTGCTTCATCCAGAGCAGCGCTTTCCTGATTGCCGCATCGGCGGCATCGAGATACGGCAACGCCCCCTGTATCCCGCAGTTCACCTCAGTCATCACACATCCCTTTCCAGTTGCGTGGTGCCGGAGCAGAGTCTATTTCCGCGTCCGGTTATTGACGATGCGGACGAACGAGCGCGAGCGCAATTCGTCCAGAGTGATCCCGGTCGCCAGGACTTCCTGCTCGGTGATGGCACCGCAGGCCATGCCGCGCAGGAAGAAGTTGAGCAACCCCTGGCCCGTCGCGGCGTCGTCGAAGGTATTGCCCACGAGCGTCGCCTGTGCTGCCTTGTTGAGGAAGGCGTTCAGCCGCGCCGAAGCATCCTGCAGGCCACTGAGGAAGAAGGTGTCGACTGCCGCATAACGGACCGGCAACTGCCCGGGATTGAGATCCCACCCCTGATAGTAGGCATGCTGCAGTGAATGCATGATGTTGTCGTAGTGCAGCTTCCACGCGCCATGCACGACGGCGCGGTTCTCGTCCAGCTGCTGCGGCGAGAGCACGGCCCCGGCGGCCGCCTTGTGCGGTCCGATCGGCATGCTGGTGGTCGCGCCATCGCTGATCGTGATGCCTGTGCCGGCGAGGCTGACCTGCAGCACGTGGCGGGCGAAGTCGCACGAGGGGTGCGTGTGGCTCTGGTGCGCCGCCGTGATGTTGCACGAGGCGGTGTAATCGTAGGTACCGAAGATCGCCGACCGACAGCGGCCGGCAGCGGCGGCAACGAGCAGCGGCACCGTATTCTCGCCGCGGTGGTTGATGATCGACTGCGTCGTTTCGATCATGATCTCCATGCGCAGCGAGTCCTTCGGATAACCCAGCCGCGCCTCGAGCTTCGCCAGGATGCCGGCGCAGGCTGCGACCTGCTCGGGAGTCGTCACCTTGGGCAGGGTGACGATGAAGTTCTCCGGCAACCGGCCGCCGGTCTTCTCGGCCAAGCGGGTGAGGAAGATGTCGAGCGTGCGGATCGAACGGACCTTGCACTCGTCGGAAAAAGTCTTGATGCGGATGCCGATGAACGGCGAGAGGACGTTCTCGCTCATCCCCCTGGCGATCTCGTCCGCAGCCGCGACGGCGTGACCATCCTCCTCGTCGTCCGGCCGATTGCCGTAGCCGTCCTCGAAGTCGACGCGGTTGTCCTCGATGGGCTCCGTCCGCAGCTTCTTGACTACCCGGTTATAGACGGTGAACGCCAGCCAAGCCGCCTGCTTGACCTCGCGCACCTGCTCCGGGTTGTGTTCCAGCGCGCGCGTCAGGCTATCGATTTCGACCGGGTTGCTGGGCAGGGTCTCCGCACCCGGCAAACCGAGAACGCGGGCGAAGACGTGATAGTTCGGCGCATAGGTGTCGAGGGTCTTCAGTGCCACCTCGCCGAGCTTGCCGGCAAAGCCAGCCTTGAACAGGTTGGCGCCGCCGTAAACGGTGTGAACCGGCTGCCGCTCGGAGGAATCCGCGGGGTAATGCCCCTTGAAGGCTGCATTCGCCTCGTGCAGCTCGCCATAGCAGGCGTTCAGTTCGTCAGGGGTCAGCGTGAGCTTCATGTGTTGCCTCCGTAATCGTTGCTGAAGTCAGGGGAATACGTCATTCGCGTGCCAGTCGCGCCAGCGCTGCACGAGCAGCCCCTCGCCCGCGCTCGGCCGAGCAAGTGGTGATCGGGAAAGGCTCTCGGGCGTCCACCAGCAGGCAGAGGCGTTTGCAGGACTGCCGTCGCAGGCGGCTGACGAGTTGGTCATGGGGGCGGCGAGCAAGCCGCTGCGACAGCGAGACGAATCCTCCGGCAGCGAGCCGGATGCGTGCGGCGCGCGCGCCAGGCAGGCGCCGTCGCCACTGAGAAACCAGGCATGCGAATGGCCACCGGCAGGGCCGCCGGTTGACGTCGGACCACACCATTCGGAGCCGTTGCAGGATCGGGGACGAGGGAACGCCTCCCGGCAACCACAGGCTGCTCCCTGGCTTCCTCTTCGCCGGTCCCGTTCCACCTTCGACTCGCAAATGTCGTCGTCCGGCAAACGAAACCCTCTGCGGGCCACCTGCAGCCCCAGCTCCGCTTGCCCCCCGATTGCCTCTGCCGGCGCCTGAGACGCCTGCGACCCACACCACCGCGCTTTCACACAGAGGATGACTGCCGCCACTGCGGGTGCCACGGCGACGCCTCGACCCCGCGACACAGGGCGACCCGACCATTCCCGCAAGAGCGAAACCACTATAGCCCATCGCCGACCACTTTTCCAGCCCGCTTTCCGACTTCCGGAAGTTGCCGGCGCCGGTCGCTCGGGCACCTCGCCCAATGGCCGTCCTGCCGGACGCAAGACCGTCACCAGCAAACCGTAGACGTGGCCCGGTTGCCCACAGCCCACTGCGACAAGGCAACGCAACCTGTACCGGCGACTGCTTTTTGAAACTATACTGCGAGCCTTCGTCGGCGCCGGGTGGCACGTGCCTGGCGATCTGCGCAGCGCTCGGGCCCGGCGCGCGACGATCGCAGTGGCCCGCCGGCGACCGAGAGGGGTGGCGGAGATGGCCGGATCACGCGACGCACAGCAGGGAGGATCGGCAATGACAGGGGAGCCAGCCTCGACCAAGCCTGCCAGACAGCAGGCTGCGTTGACGGGTGACGCGAGCGACGAGCTGGTCGTGACAAGCAGGCCGTCGTCCGAGGAGGAGCATGAACGCCCGCTGGACGGTGACCGGCTGCCAATGAGCGGCCTGCGTGTCATCGACGTCGGCACCTTCCTCGCCGGCCCCTATGCGGCATCGATCCTCGGCGAGTTCGGCGCCGAGGTTCTCAAGGTGGAACATCCGGTCGCCGGCGATCCGATGCGACGTTTCGGCACGGCGTCGAAGCGTCACGACGCGACCCTGGCGTGGCTCAGCGAAGGCCGCAACCGCAAGTCGGTGACTCTCGACCTGCGGCAACGCGAAGGGGTCGAGCTGTTCCTGAAGCTCGTCGCCAAGTCCGATGTCCTGATCGAGAACTTCCGCCCCGGGACGATGGAAGAGTGGGGACTTGGCTGGGAGGAACTGCGACAGGCCAACCGCGGCTTGGTGATGCTGCGTGTCTCGGGTTACGGGCAGAGCGGACCGTACCGCCGGCGCTCGGGCTTTGCCCATATCGCGCACGGCTTCGCTGGCCTGTCCTATCTCGCCGGCTTTCCGGGGGAAACCCCGGTGGTCCCGGGCACCGCGCCGCTCGGCGACTACCTTTCGAGCCTCTACGGTGCAATCGGCATCCTGCTCGCCTTGCGTCATCGTGAAGTCAGCGGTGAGGGACAGATCATCGACATCGCCATCTACGAGGCGGTCTTCCGCCAGATGGACGAGATCGCCGCGGCCTACGGCCTCTTCGGCAAGGTCCGCGAGCGGGAGGGTGCCGGCAGCTTCGTCGCCGTGCCGCACGGACACTTTCGCACGGTCGACGACAAGTGGGTGGCGATTGCCTGCACGACCGACCGGATGTTCGAACGTTTCGCTGCCGTGATGGGCAAACCCGAACTGGCCGCCGCGGATCGCTACGGCAACCAGCGCCAGCGCCTGGCGGCACGTGACGAGGTCAACCGGCTGGTGATCGAATGGGTTGGCTCGCTGACCCGCGAGCAGGTGATGAAACGGTGCATCGACGGCGAGGTGCCGGTCGGCAAGCTCAACAGTATCGCCGACATCTTCGTCGATGAGCACTTCCAGGCTCGCGGCAACCTCGCCCGACTGTGCGAAGAAGGGCTCGGCGAAGTCGTCATCCCCGGCGTCGTTCCCACCCTTTCCGAGACCCCGGGCCGCATCGCCAACCTCGGTCCGCCCCTGGGCAACGCCACCTACGAGATCCTGCGCGAGTTGCTCGACATCCCGGCGCAGGAGATCAGGCGCCTGCGGCAGCGCCGGATCATCTGAACCGAGAGCACAGTGAGGACGGCCATGTCCAAGGCAGACGACGCGGAAAACCGATTGCCGCTCGCCGGCATCCGTGTCATCGACGCGGCGACGGTGATTGCCGCACCCTACAGCGCCAGCATCTTGGGCGAGTTCGGCGCCGAGGTACTGAAGGTCGAGAATCCGCAGGGCGGCGACCCGATGCGCCACTTCGGCACGCCGACGCGGCGCAAGGACACGCTCGCCTGGCTGAGCGAAGCGCGCAACAAGAAATCGGTGACCCTCGACCTGCGCCTGCCCGAAGGTGTCGAACTGTTCAAGGCGCTGATCGAGAAATCGGATGTGCTGTGCGAGAACTTTCGCCCTGGCACCCTCGAAAAGTGGGGGCTCGGCTGGGAGGTGCTGCGGCAGATCAACCCGCGGCTGATCATGCTGCGCGTCACCGGTTATGGCCAG from the Accumulibacter sp. genome contains:
- a CDS encoding DUF6986 family protein, which gives rise to MKLTLTPDELNACYGELHEANAAFKGHYPADSSERQPVHTVYGGANLFKAGFAGKLGEVALKTLDTYAPNYHVFARVLGLPGAETLPSNPVEIDSLTRALEHNPEQVREVKQAAWLAFTVYNRVVKKLRTEPIEDNRVDFEDGYGNRPDDEEDGHAVAAADEIARGMSENVLSPFIGIRIKTFSDECKVRSIRTLDIFLTRLAEKTGGRLPENFIVTLPKVTTPEQVAACAGILAKLEARLGYPKDSLRMEIMIETTQSIINHRGENTVPLLVAAAAGRCRSAIFGTYDYTASCNITAAHQSHTHPSCDFARHVLQVSLAGTGITISDGATTSMPIGPHKAAAGAVLSPQQLDENRAVVHGAWKLHYDNIMHSLQHAYYQGWDLNPGQLPVRYAAVDTFFLSGLQDASARLNAFLNKAAQATLVGNTFDDAATGQGLLNFFLRGMACGAITEQEVLATGITLDELRSRSFVRIVNNRTRK
- a CDS encoding CaiB/BaiF CoA transferase family protein, with protein sequence MSGLRVIDVGTFLAGPYAASILGEFGAEVLKVEHPVAGDPMRRFGTASKRHDATLAWLSEGRNRKSVTLDLRQREGVELFLKLVAKSDVLIENFRPGTMEEWGLGWEELRQANRGLVMLRVSGYGQSGPYRRRSGFAHIAHGFAGLSYLAGFPGETPVVPGTAPLGDYLSSLYGAIGILLALRHREVSGEGQIIDIAIYEAVFRQMDEIAAAYGLFGKVREREGAGSFVAVPHGHFRTVDDKWVAIACTTDRMFERFAAVMGKPELAAADRYGNQRQRLAARDEVNRLVIEWVGSLTREQVMKRCIDGEVPVGKLNSIADIFVDEHFQARGNLARLCEEGLGEVVIPGVVPTLSETPGRIANLGPPLGNATYEILRELLDIPAQEIRRLRQRRII